Proteins encoded by one window of Dialister pneumosintes:
- a CDS encoding NAD(P)H-dependent flavin oxidoreductase, producing the protein MKFPSLKIGDLCARIPIIQGGMGIGVSLSGLAGAVAKEGGIGVISAAQPGYKEEDFFRNTFKANIRALAKHLKKAREIAPKGVIGVNVMCRGENYEDYVTCAINNGADIIFSGAGLPKKLPALVEGTKTKIAPILSTAKAARVLLHLWEKHYNRTADAIVIEGPKAGGHLGYSREEVRELAHSGYESQIQKVLEVVRTYEEKFKKKIPVVFGGGVFDKKDIEHYLSLGLSGVQMASRFVATQECDAADAFKQMYVKLTKEDIGLVNSPVHMVGRAIRNAFVKRTELGRIPPSRCFRCLKTCDPATTPYCITMALIRAVQGDVDNALIFCGANAWKIDKIQSVHDLMLELTT; encoded by the coding sequence ATGAAGTTCCCTTCACTTAAGATTGGTGATTTATGTGCTCGTATTCCGATTATTCAAGGCGGAATGGGGATTGGAGTTAGTTTGTCCGGATTGGCAGGTGCTGTTGCCAAAGAAGGGGGAATTGGTGTCATTTCTGCAGCACAACCCGGATACAAGGAAGAAGATTTCTTCCGTAATACATTCAAAGCAAATATACGTGCTTTAGCTAAGCACTTGAAAAAGGCAAGAGAAATAGCACCTAAAGGTGTAATTGGCGTAAATGTAATGTGTCGTGGGGAAAATTATGAAGACTATGTAACTTGTGCTATTAATAACGGTGCAGATATTATTTTTTCCGGTGCCGGATTACCTAAAAAATTACCGGCTTTGGTAGAAGGAACAAAAACTAAAATTGCTCCCATTCTTTCTACAGCAAAAGCAGCCAGAGTACTTCTTCATTTGTGGGAAAAACATTATAATCGTACTGCTGATGCTATTGTTATTGAAGGACCTAAAGCAGGCGGACATTTAGGATATAGTCGTGAAGAAGTAAGAGAATTGGCACATAGCGGTTATGAATCACAAATTCAAAAAGTACTGGAAGTAGTACGTACGTATGAAGAAAAATTCAAGAAGAAAATTCCTGTCGTATTTGGCGGTGGAGTTTTTGATAAAAAAGATATAGAACACTATTTGAGTTTAGGGCTGTCCGGCGTACAGATGGCATCTCGTTTTGTAGCGACTCAAGAATGCGATGCGGCAGATGCTTTTAAACAAATGTATGTTAAACTCACCAAAGAAGATATCGGATTAGTAAATAGTCCTGTTCATATGGTAGGGCGTGCTATACGTAATGCTTTTGTAAAAAGAACGGAATTAGGACGTATTCCGCCTAGTCGTTGTTTCCGGTGTCTTAAAACTTGCGATCCGGCGACTACGCCTTACTGTATTACGATGGCGTTGATTCGTGCTGTACAGGGAGATGTGGATAATGCATTAATCTTTTGTGGAGCGAATGCATGGAAAATTGACAAGATTCAAAGTGTACATGATTTAATGCTTGAACTTACAACGTAA